From Pagrus major chromosome 9, Pma_NU_1.0, the proteins below share one genomic window:
- the cybrd1 gene encoding plasma membrane ascorbate-dependent reductase CYBRD1, whose amino-acid sequence MEMESFKQFLVALCAAGAAGVVSIIFVLRWVLHFKEGLAWDGGLAEFNWHPVLIVTGFIFLQGMAIIVYRLPWTWKCSKLTMKFIHAGLNLLAFIFAVIAMVAVFDFHNAAKIPNMYSLHSWLGLIAVTLYCLQLVLGVGMYLIPITPVSWRAAFMPLHVYSGLVLFTGVIAVALMGITEKLIFGLSNPKYKDSPPEAVFVNVLGVLLVVFGALILWIATRTSWKRPSDQIMHSLHTNGGGEDNTKVGPAMSQLSDAADAEACGDVRRRSNKLDDQAD is encoded by the exons ATGGAAATGGAGAGTTTCAAGCAGTTCCTGGTCGCTCTGTGCGCCGCCGGAGCCGCCGGGGTCGTCTCCATAATATTCGTGCTACGATGGGTCCTGCACTTTAAGGAAGGTTTAGCCTGGGATGGAGGACTGGCCGAGTTCAACTGGCATCCGGTCTTAATAGTGACCGGGTTTATTTTCTTGCAGGGAATGG CCATCATTGTCTACAGACTCCCCTGGACCTGGAAGTGCAGCAAACTAACGATGAAGTTCATCCATGCAGGCTTGAACCTACTAGCTTTCATTTTTGCTGTTATAGCTATGGTGGCAGTTTTTGACTTCCACAACGCTGCCAAAATCCCCAACATGTACAGTCTGCACAGCTGGCTGGGCCTGATAGCAGTTACACTTTACTGCCTACAG CTTGTTCTTGGAGTTGGCATGTACTTGATACCAATTACACCGGTCTCCTGGAGGGCAGCATTCATGCCCCTCCATGTCTACAGTGGTCTCGTACTCTTTACCGGTGTCATAGCTGTGGCACTCATGGGCATCACAGAGAAACTCATATTTGGCCT GAGCAACCCGAAGTACAAGGACTCTCCCCCAGAGGCAGTTTTTGTGAACGTTCTCGGAGTCCTCCTCGTAGTTTTTGGAGCTCTTATCCTCTGGATTGCCACTCGAACATCTTGGAAGCGCCCCAGTGACCAGATTATGCATTCTCTGCATACCAATGGGGGAGGTGAGGACAACACCAAAGTTGGTCCAGCCATGTCTCAGCTATCTGATGCAGCTGATGCTGAGGCCTGTGGGgatgtcaggaggaggagtaaCAAACTAGATGACCAGGCTGACTAA